Proteins encoded in a region of the Pocillopora verrucosa isolate sample1 chromosome 11, ASM3666991v2, whole genome shotgun sequence genome:
- the LOC136284078 gene encoding uncharacterized protein has translation MNRLNANTDGWEIAVERLNFREYIGKGAFGSVWRALLGRSRGRPGNRTVAAKCYLPISGEKGRKALLRGIELLKLFGREGHENVVKFIGCVTVGAQPILIMEYLWRGDLLGYLRKSRGVFDQYHHGVGGVDHLTTYDMVLFAKQIAHGMTFLASRGIIHGDLAARNILLDEHRVCKLTDFGLSYQDFKYGPGNAKKGCIPIKWTAPEILFGHVAQLSTKSDVWSYGIVLYEIFTVGGIPYEGWSQSTTMKKIEEGYRLPKPEHIDDSLYAVMLNCWKYESASRPDFVKLYQTMDTYIKTKTYVDIFGDDKYDQDKYNFVDDRGAVANPEDAGPDELGAATANLISEVGEQGATAHPFLVAVDDDATSLPLGINVEDEGAPATDPDREVAEHGATAHPFVVAIDDGATAFPFAINLQDKGAAAGNLAREVGKHGATAYPSMVGIDDGATAFLLGIRVEEDGCTAYPFESDKKDMDAQAYPLESDTLPYLSENEEEDVDDSECPLAIEEEEIDPLPSSLEMDEDSLAASACPLVTDQENSDSLAYPLVVEEEDSNNSACSPVPGEEDLEATECLSVTEKEDPTSFARSANEVNKPGASPFPCVIEEEDLDSLEYNPLIEKEGLSDFVFPPEIQTDDEEGVTSGTENTVGYEGAVAVQSEKEAVEEEPKTCQLQYTKDEQDDLGNYMDDRSDAMDLFDGDAVVQEYDGNQLTAADIDETGGDEDEESSEATPLVQD, from the exons ATGAATCGGCTGAACGCAAACACAGATGGATGGGAAATTGCAGTTGAGCGCTTGAACTTTCGCGAGTATATTGGCAAAGGGGCATTTGGTTCAGTATGGCGAGCGCTACTGGGTCGTTCTCGAGGCAGACCTGGAAATCGCACGGTTGCTGCGAAATGCTACCTAC CAATCTCCggagagaaaggaaggaaggccCTGCTGAGAGGGATCGAGTTATTAAAACTCTTTGGAAGGGAGGGccatgaaaatgttgttaagtTCATTGGTTGTGTCACAGTTGGAG cTCAGCCGATACTTATCATGGAGTACCTGTGGCGAGGTGACTTACTGGGTTATCTCAGAAAATCCAGGGGGGTTTTCGACCAATATCATCATGGGGTCGGAGGGGTCGACCACTTGACAACATATGACATGGTGCTGTTTGCTAAACAGATCGCACATGGTATGACTTTCCTCGCGTCTAGAGGG ATAATTCATGGCGATCTTGCAGCTCGTAACATCCTTCTTGATGAGCATCGTGTCTGCAAGTTGACTGACTTTGGGCTCTCCTATCAGGATTTCAAATACGGCCCAGGAAATGCCAAGAAg GGATGTATCCCAATCAAATGGACTGCACCCGAGATTCTCTTTGGACATGTGGCGCAGCTGTCAACCAAAAGCGATGT GTGGTCCTACGGCATCGTCTTGTATGAAATCTTCACTGTTG GAGGCATTCCTTACGAAGGATGGTCTCAATCCacgacaatgaaaaaaatcgaagaaGGTTATCGTCTACCAAAGCCTGAACATATCGACGACAGTTT ATACGCGGTAATGTTAAACTGCTGGAAATACGAAAGCGCCAGCCGGCCAGACTTTGTGAAGCTCTACCAAACAATGGATAcatatattaaaacaaag ACATATGTAGATATCTTTGGCGATGACAAGTATGATCAGGATAAGTACAACTTTGTCGATGACCGTGGAGCTGTTGCAAACCCAGAAGATGCAGGACCGGACGAGCTAGGAGCAGCTACAGCAAATCTCATCAGTGAAGTGGGTGAACAAGGTGCTACGGCACATCCCTTTCTGGTTGCAGTGGACGATGATGCTACATCTCTCCCTCTTGGAATTAACGTAGAAGACGAAGGAGCACCTGCAACAGATCCCGACCGTGAAGTGGCTGAACACGGTGCTACGGCAC ATCCCTTTGTGGTTGCAATTGACGATGGTGCTACAGCTTTCCCCTTCGCTATTAACTTACAAGACAAAGGGGCAGCTGCAGGAAATCTCGCCCGTGAAGTGGGTAAGCACGGTGCTACGGCATATCCCTCTATGGTTGGAATTGACGATGGTGCTACAGCTTTCCTTCTCGGAATCAGAGTAGAAGAAGACGGTTGTACAGCATACCCTTTTGAGAGTGATAAGAAAGATATGGATGCCCAAGCGTACCCTTTGGAGAGTGATACTTTACCATACCTTAGCGAGAACGAGGAAGAAGATGTTGATGACTCCGAGTGCCCTCTTGCGATtgaggaagaagaaattgatcCTTTACCATCCTCCCTGGAGATGGACGAAGACAGTCTCGCTGCTTCAGCATGTCCCCTTGTGACTGACCAAGAAAATTCTGATTCTTTAGCATACCCCCTTGTGGTTGAGGAAGAAGATTCCAATAACTCAGCATGCTCCCCTGTACCTGGGGAAGAAGATTTGGAAGCCACAGAATGCCTTTCTGTTACTGAAAAAGAAGATCCTACCTCTTTCGCACGCTCCGCAAATGAGGTGAACAAACCCGGTGCCTCACCATTCCCTTGTGTGATCGAAGAAGAAGATCTTGATTCTTTAGAATACAATCCTCTGATCGAAAAAGAAGGCCTCAGTGATTTCGTCTTCCCTCCAGAAATTCAAACTGATGACGAAGAAGGTGTAACAAGTGGAACTGAAAATACCGTTGGTTATGAAGGTGCTGTGGCAGTTCAATCTGAAAAGGAGGCAGTAGAAGAAGAACCTAAGACTTGCCAACTACAGTACACAAAGGATGAACAAGACGATCTTGGAAACTATATGGACGACCGAAGTGATGCTATGGACCTTTTTGACGGAGACGCTGTCGTACAAGAGTATGATGGTAATCAACTTACTGCTGCGGATATAGACGAAACTGGAGGTGACGAAGACGAGGAGTCATCTGAAGCAACTCCTCTTGTGCAGGACTGA